One window of Populus nigra chromosome 5, ddPopNigr1.1, whole genome shotgun sequence genomic DNA carries:
- the LOC133694008 gene encoding ras-related protein Rab7 has translation MDMSRRALLKVIVLGDIGVGKTSLMNQYVYKKFSQQYKSTIGADFVTKELQIDDKLVTLQIWDTAGQERFQSLGSAFYRGADCCVLVYDVNIQKSFETLNNWHDEFVKQAADPADPGAFPFILFGNKIDVDGGRSRVVSEKKAREWCASRGDIPYFETSAKEGYNVHEAFLCVAKMALEGEQEQEHEQEHDIYFQGISETVSEVEQRGGCAC, from the exons ATGGACATGTCTCGAAGAGCATTACTGAAGGTTATCGTTCTGGGCGATATCGG GGTGGGAAAGACTTCTTTGATGAATCA ATATGTATATAAGAAGTTTAGCCAGCAGTATAAATCTACAATTGGTGCTGATTTTGTCACCAAGGAACTACAGATTGATGACAAACTGGTGACTTTGCAA ATATGGGACACGGCGGGGCAGGAGAGGTTTCAGAGTTTAGGATCAGCGTTTTACAGAGGGGCAGATTGCTGTGTTCTTGTATATGATGTAAATATACAGAAATCATTTGAAACACTTAATAATTGGCATGACGAATTTGTCAAACAG GCGGCGGATCCAGCCGATCCTGGTGCATTcccttttatattatttgggaaCAAAATCGACGTGGATGGTGGAAGGAGCCGAGTG GTTTCGGAGAAAAAGGCCAGAGAATGGTGTGCTTCCAGGGGAGATATACCATACTTTGAGACCTCAGCAAAAGAGGGTTACAATGTTCATGAAGCATTTCTTTGTGTTGCAAAAATGGCACTAGAAGGTGAACAGGAACAGGAACATGAACAGGAACATGACAT TTACTTTCAGGGTATATCAGAAACTGTTTCAGAAGTCGAGCAAAGGGGAGGCTGTGCGTGTTGA